A stretch of Candidatus Gastranaerophilales bacterium DNA encodes these proteins:
- a CDS encoding sulfide/dihydroorotate dehydrogenase-like FAD/NAD-binding protein has protein sequence MGYKIVSKKELCPNQYEIRVEAPFIVRNAKAGQFIIFRADKNGERVPLTIADVDKEKGLLTIVYMAVGFSTKKLAQINEGEEIYDLVGPLGVPTHTEKVGTVICVAGGYGAAPCYLIAKSFKDAGNKVYMVMGARTKELIFWEDKMKSAANELFITTNDGSLGREGFVTQVVEELMNKEQIDEVIAVGPMPMMKAVCDLTKDKKIKTIVSMNPIMVDGTGMCGACRLTVGGETKFACVDGPDFDGHLVDFDEVIARTSIYKNEERTRDENCNLLKYN, from the coding sequence ATGGGTTACAAAATAGTATCAAAAAAAGAACTTTGTCCTAACCAATACGAAATTCGGGTAGAAGCACCTTTTATCGTACGAAATGCAAAAGCAGGACAATTTATTATCTTCAGAGCGGATAAAAACGGAGAAAGAGTTCCACTTACAATTGCTGATGTTGATAAAGAAAAAGGGCTTTTGACTATTGTATATATGGCCGTGGGTTTTTCTACGAAAAAACTTGCACAAATAAACGAAGGCGAAGAAATTTATGACCTCGTAGGACCTCTCGGTGTACCTACCCACACGGAAAAAGTCGGCACGGTAATTTGCGTTGCAGGCGGATACGGCGCAGCGCCATGCTACCTTATAGCAAAATCTTTTAAAGACGCCGGTAACAAGGTTTATATGGTTATGGGCGCAAGAACAAAAGAATTAATCTTTTGGGAAGATAAAATGAAATCCGCAGCAAATGAATTATTTATCACAACAAATGACGGCTCTTTAGGCAGAGAAGGATTTGTAACTCAGGTTGTTGAAGAGTTAATGAATAAAGAACAAATTGATGAAGTTATAGCTGTAGGTCCTATGCCTATGATGAAAGCTGTTTGCGATTTAACAAAAGATAAAAAAATTAAAACTATAGTAAGTATGAATCCGATTATGGTTGACGGCACAGGCATGTGCGGAGCATGCAGGCTTACCGTCGGCGGAGAAACAAAGTTTGCTTGTGTTGACGGTCCTGACTTTGACGGACATTTAGTCGACTTTGACGAAGTCATTGCAAGAACTTCTATTTATAAAAATGAAGAGCGCACAAGAGACGAAAACTGCAATTTGTTAAAATATAATTAA
- a CDS encoding phosphomannomutase/phosphoglucomutase — protein MTKLDTSAFGKNDIRGIYGQNVTVEVFYYAGKGYAKYVAQKLNKEAKDVWLSVSRDARLHSLELVKALIKGITSVGANVIDIGLVPTPLGYFSEVIDYEINDKHIEIDGALIVTASHNPSEYNGLKMTLNRQSLNEKDIKDVKQFAQKAYGAKEKSYYQIGEVLTYNLINTYLEKQLKHFTKFGKGIKVVVDSANATGGIVAPDLYRELGCEVVELYSEPDGNFPNHHPNPSDEKTLDDIKAKIKETGADFGIAFDGDADRIGVVDDTGYSIPGDQLLLIFALDVLKELKGRGEKPKIISEVKCSQVLFDMINANGGEAIMWKTGHGYIKSKMKEERAILAGEMSGHIFFKDRYYGFDDAIYAGCRVIEIVAKNKLNNPEFKLSGLIKSLPQVHTTREVRYPCKNENKKPVLADLTGLIEETPNLFGSEIKSIIDIDGLRIIFEGGFAMIRQSNTEPVFTLRFESNDKEKALMYQSAMIEALDSIVKKYNHHEEIGV, from the coding sequence ATGACAAAGTTAGATACAAGCGCTTTCGGAAAGAATGATATCAGAGGCATATACGGACAAAATGTTACTGTTGAAGTATTTTACTATGCAGGCAAAGGATATGCCAAATATGTCGCACAAAAGTTGAATAAAGAAGCTAAAGATGTATGGCTTTCTGTATCAAGAGATGCCCGCTTGCATTCATTGGAGCTTGTAAAAGCTTTGATAAAAGGTATTACATCGGTTGGTGCAAACGTAATAGATATAGGGCTTGTACCTACTCCGTTAGGGTATTTTTCAGAGGTTATAGATTATGAAATTAACGATAAACATATAGAAATCGACGGTGCGTTGATTGTTACGGCGAGCCATAACCCTTCCGAATATAACGGTTTAAAGATGACTTTGAACAGGCAGTCTTTGAACGAAAAAGATATTAAAGACGTCAAACAATTTGCCCAAAAAGCTTATGGCGCTAAGGAAAAATCTTATTATCAAATAGGAGAGGTGTTAACCTATAACTTAATTAATACTTATCTTGAAAAACAATTAAAACATTTTACTAAATTCGGTAAAGGCATTAAAGTCGTTGTAGACAGCGCTAATGCTACAGGCGGTATAGTAGCTCCCGACTTGTACAGAGAGCTGGGCTGCGAGGTGGTTGAACTTTATTCGGAACCTGACGGCAATTTCCCCAATCATCATCCAAACCCTTCCGATGAAAAAACGCTCGATGACATAAAGGCGAAAATTAAAGAAACAGGCGCTGATTTTGGTATAGCGTTTGATGGCGATGCTGACAGAATAGGTGTTGTAGATGATACAGGGTATTCTATCCCGGGAGACCAGTTGCTTTTGATTTTTGCTCTGGATGTTTTAAAAGAGCTTAAAGGCAGGGGCGAAAAGCCTAAAATTATATCAGAGGTTAAATGTTCACAGGTTCTGTTTGATATGATTAACGCAAATGGCGGCGAAGCTATTATGTGGAAAACGGGACATGGTTATATTAAGTCTAAAATGAAGGAAGAGCGGGCTATTTTAGCCGGTGAGATGAGCGGGCATATTTTCTTTAAGGATAGATATTACGGTTTTGACGATGCTATTTATGCAGGCTGCAGGGTCATTGAAATTGTTGCTAAAAACAAGTTGAATAACCCTGAATTTAAGCTGTCAGGTCTTATAAAGTCCCTGCCTCAGGTGCATACAACAAGAGAAGTGAGATATCCTTGTAAAAATGAGAATAAAAAACCTGTTTTGGCCGATTTAACCGGGCTGATTGAAGAAACTCCGAATTTATTCGGTTCCGAGATTAAATCCATCATAGATATAGACGGGTTGAGGATAATATTTGAAGGCGGATTTGCTATGATAAGACAAAGCAACACAGAGCCTGTATTTACATTGCGTTTTGAATCAAATGATAAAGAAAAAGCTCTAATGTATCAATCCGCTATGATTGAGGCATTGGATAGTATTGTAAAAAAATATAATCATCATGAAGAAATAGGAGTTTAA
- the sppA gene encoding signal peptide peptidase SppA: MEKKYLAISILAVCVLCLVLGLAKPRPFKTADTGLSAIQAPSRIALINLEGPISSTVSTTFFPELYSATNVLDSVNKAAKDKTVKGVILRINSPGGTVSASQDIYDAVLRLRKEKPVVVSIADVAASGGYYVASAADRIVAQEGSMTGSIGVIFSFIDAADLTRKIGLTDNTVKSGRFKDAGSFYRRMTTDEKSLFQTTIYDAYDQFIDAIDKGRIQRKDTYKAEKTTLTLDTLKQYADGRIFLGSQAKKIGFVDSLGGQYEAENLAKNLVQEKFNIKTELPVVPYNKDSSFKSLLMGIESKFNHNPISSMLPFSVKYAKQPLLLWE; the protein is encoded by the coding sequence ATGGAGAAAAAATACCTTGCAATATCTATATTAGCGGTGTGCGTATTGTGTTTAGTTTTAGGGCTGGCAAAGCCGAGACCGTTTAAAACCGCTGATACCGGTCTATCTGCAATTCAAGCTCCCTCTCGTATTGCTTTGATAAATCTGGAAGGTCCTATAAGTTCAACTGTTTCAACAACTTTCTTCCCTGAATTATATTCAGCTACAAATGTTTTGGACTCCGTAAACAAAGCGGCGAAAGATAAAACAGTAAAAGGCGTGATTTTAAGAATAAATTCACCCGGCGGCACAGTATCGGCATCTCAGGATATTTATGATGCTGTTTTGCGTTTACGCAAGGAAAAGCCCGTTGTCGTTTCAATAGCTGATGTAGCAGCGAGCGGCGGTTATTATGTTGCTTCTGCGGCGGACAGAATAGTTGCGCAGGAAGGTTCTATGACAGGCAGTATCGGTGTTATTTTCAGTTTTATTGATGCCGCTGATTTAACCAGAAAAATCGGGCTTACCGATAATACCGTTAAAAGCGGCAGGTTTAAAGACGCAGGCTCATTCTACAGACGAATGACCACAGATGAAAAATCTTTATTCCAAACAACTATTTATGATGCTTATGACCAGTTTATTGATGCTATAGACAAAGGCAGAATACAAAGAAAAGATACTTATAAAGCTGAAAAGACAACCCTTACATTGGATACATTGAAACAATATGCAGACGGCAGAATTTTTCTGGGTTCTCAGGCAAAAAAAATAGGCTTTGTTGACAGTTTAGGCGGTCAGTACGAGGCAGAAAATCTTGCCAAAAATCTTGTACAGGAAAAGTTTAATATAAAAACAGAACTGCCTGTTGTTCCTTACAATAAAGATTCAAGCTTTAAATCCCTGTTAATGGGTATTGAATCTAAGTTTAATCATAACCCTATCTCATCTATGCTGCCCTTTAGCGTAAAGTACGCAAAGCAACCCCTGTTGTTATGGGAGTAA